In the genome of Telluria mixta, the window CAGGTCAAACCCGACCCGCGATTTGAAGAACTGGCGGTGGCGGTCGGACAGCGAGATCGACGAGACCGGCACCCGCAACAGGCGGCTGGCCATGCGTGTGATGCGGTCGTAGGCTTCGTTCGGCGCGGTATCGAGCAGGCGGAGGTTGTGCAGCGCGGCCAGGCGCGCCTCTTCATTGGCGGTGAGGGGGTTGCAACAGTTCGTTCGGAACTTGGCTAGTTTTCTGCGATCTTATGCAAAACAAGCAAGTTTGTTCGGTTCAGCACGGTTACCAAAGCTCCCGACACCTCGACCAACACCGTTGTAAAAACACAATGCTCGTAGCGCACCGCATCCGGCTGGACCCGAACAACGTGCAGGCGACCTACTTTGCGCGCGCGGCCGGCACGGCCCGCTTCACCTATAACTGGGCACTGAACGAATGGCGGAAACAGTACGAAGCCTGCAAAACCGATCCGACGCTGACCAAGCCTTCCGAAGCGGCGTTGCGACGCCTGCTCAACAGCATCAAGCGCGAGCAGTTTCCCTGGATGCTCGATGTCACGAAGAACGCGCCGCAAATGGCCATCATGCAGCTCGGGCGAGCCTTCGAGAACTTCTTCGCGGGGCGCGCCCGTTACCCGCGGTTCCGCAGGAAAGGACGGGACGACCGCTTTACCTTGACCAATGATCAGTTCCAGGTCGAGGGGCGGCGCATCCGTATTCCAAAGCTGGGATGGGTCCGCATGCGCGAGACACTGCGCTTCGCGGGTCGCATCGTTTCCGCCTCGGTCGCACGTATCGCTCACCACTGGTACGCCAGCATCACCGTCGATACCTCCGATCCACCTGTGCCGCCTGCCGAGAACCAGGGCGCGGTCGGGGTGGACCTGGGCGTCAAGGCGCTGGCCACGTTGTCGACCGGTGAATCGTTCGAAGGCCCGAAGGCGCTGCGTACCTTGCTGATACGCCTGCGACGACTGTCGCGTGGCTTGTCCCGTAAAGTCCAAGGGTCGCGCAATCGCGCGAAGGCGAAGCTGAAACTGGCGAAGCTCCACGCACGCATCGCGAACATTCGTCGCAACAGCCTGCACCAGCTGAGCACAAGCATCACCCGCCGCTTTCACACGATTGGCATCGAAGACCTCAACGTCAAAGGCATGCTGGGCAACCGGCATCTGGCGCGGGCCATTGCCAACATGGGTTTCTTCGAACTGCGCCGCCAGCTCGAGTACAAGGCGGCCTGGCGCGGCGGGAAGGTCTTGCTGGCCGATCGCTGGTTCCCAAGCAGCAAACTGTGCTCAGGCTGTGGATACCGGTTGGATGAGCTCGGCCTCGATGTGCGTCACTGGACCTGCCCGGGTTGCGGGGCATCCCACGACCGCGACGTGAACGCCGCAACCAATCTAAGAAACCTGGCGGTGAGTTCCACCGCATCCGCCTGTGGAGGGGAAGTCGCTGGCCGTGCGCGTGAGCGCAGGGTGAAACCGGCCCCGGTGAAGCAGGAATCCAACCGAAAAGTTAACTATGGTTAGCTTTGCATAAGTTTGGAAGAACGGTGTCGTTCCATCCGGCCACTGTAGCGCCCATCCGTTGTGATAGCAACAGCAATATTGCCAGGTAGATATTAGTCGCCGCGGTTGATGGGAAAGCAGAACGCGGCGATCACGAGCACGATGACCAGGAACCAGGTCACCCGATCCAGCCAGTCCATGATGGGTCCGAGAAAAATGAAGGCCGGCGCACGCGCCGGCGTTGAACCAGAATGCCGGCGCAAGTAGCGCCGGCGGAACGGTATCAGGCTATCTTACTTGCCCGGCTGGTACAACTGGTCGAACGTGCCGCCATCCGCGAAGTGGGTCTTCTGCGCCTTGGTCCAGCCGCCGAACACGTCGTTGATGGTGAACAGGTTCACTTTCGGGAACTGCGCCGCGTATTTCGCGCCGACCGTGGCGTTGATCGGACGGTAGTAGTTCTTCGCGATGATGTCCTGGCCTTCATCCGTGTACAGGTATTGCAGGTAGGCCTCGGCCACCTTGCGGGTGCCGCGCTTGTCGACGACCTTGTCGACGACGGCCACCGGCGGCTCGGCCAGGATGCTCTGCTTCGGCGCCACGATCTCGAACTTGTCCGG includes:
- a CDS encoding RNA-guided endonuclease InsQ/TnpB family protein, with protein sequence MLVAHRIRLDPNNVQATYFARAAGTARFTYNWALNEWRKQYEACKTDPTLTKPSEAALRRLLNSIKREQFPWMLDVTKNAPQMAIMQLGRAFENFFAGRARYPRFRRKGRDDRFTLTNDQFQVEGRRIRIPKLGWVRMRETLRFAGRIVSASVARIAHHWYASITVDTSDPPVPPAENQGAVGVDLGVKALATLSTGESFEGPKALRTLLIRLRRLSRGLSRKVQGSRNRAKAKLKLAKLHARIANIRRNSLHQLSTSITRRFHTIGIEDLNVKGMLGNRHLARAIANMGFFELRRQLEYKAAWRGGKVLLADRWFPSSKLCSGCGYRLDELGLDVRHWTCPGCGASHDRDVNAATNLRNLAVSSTASACGGEVAGRARERRVKPAPVKQESNRKVNYG